Proteins from a genomic interval of Yarrowia lipolytica chromosome 1E, complete sequence:
- a CDS encoding uncharacterized protein (Compare to YALI0E24343g, no similarity) → MLQRTYCGVPRSQLAPRFARSVTTGRSGQSAGPNYSDIYQRESAEDLEGGQVAHSDGPMGDDLLPKTSSSQQNMWRVFENSKDKRLAFVSNDAKASPYHSGVGNKTKNMTVQKNRKEVYERCKETGDATTAMQTYKMALSKGGTASLRQFDHITMMEMCLKDQNILMFLVFFAQTISVGDSINTAMEQVKNARRLIMQESNQSVATKLSLYTWCVAMQKLLHTCDLTQLTPTATNTVIAEQTLAYCVQNTRGEALGAIIKQSPFKGLAFSLIELFAEKPKIICELNKAIDNASEMSITTFGRVLVALTETGQYDAALKKYNDPTQTTLLCRNEYVDHVAVIYAVLGKWDRFCDILTQKYAQLESNTDSKSLAAVLARVREAGGGSALLDYVDQKAADLLPFQMVMCMAAGDYPNAAEVYNQGYKESLYHSSKYGRKLSSKRNSDSEKPVDPLLTHLLLQVYDHICEPQESIKILQKTPAEDITPLMLSNAIQACVGAYSRTALIRLMKFVKETEGVTQDVSVANAIIRALMRLGGWSEAVTVFNHLGIKVDINSYAALLSGLVYHRKYNEYSYFLTKLQRTRGLHFTTEIYGTIMQSAVAQGQIDKAEQLLLDLEKAVPKVELAHYHYQYLMSHYTNAGEPAKSTALYQRMTDRGIQPSGAITRNMLTNIKLQYDMEVPEQRKTALVVMEAAARDIVVTSDLLNPGVISPFVREAFWYIEESEGAEKGEALEMMASFLAAYTEKHGGSESMRVLIWVLQLESLKSDTDFGVAESCWQRLFDIADMRNARSDHVRGFRPTKTSNKHVMIMGDALEIYAKVLDKSGNSDKLKDIRQAFRSRRWRLPYSMKHLR, encoded by the coding sequence ATGTTACAGAGGACGTATTGTGGTGTGCCACGGTCGCAACTGGCGCCCAGATTTGCCCGTTCAGTCACAACAGGAAGATCTGGACAGTCAGCAGGGCCCAACTACTCGGATATTTACCAACGAGAGAGTGCCGAGGATCTGGAAGGAGGTCAGGTTGCACACAGTGACGGGCCCATGGGCGACGATCTACTGCCCAAGACGTCATCTTCGCAGCAGAATATGTGGCGGGTGTTCGAGAACAGCAAGGACAAACGGCTGGCTTTTGTCAGCAACGACGCAAAGGCGTCTCCTTACCATTCCGGTGTGGgaaacaagaccaagaacatGACGGTGCAAAAGAACAGAAAGGAGGTGTACGAACGGTGCAAGGAGACGGGAGATGCTACGACAGCCATGCAAACCTACAAGATGGCCTTGTCCAAGGGAGGAACGGCTTCCCTGAGACAGTTTGACCATATCACCATGATGGAAATGTGTCTCAAGGACCAGAATATACTCATGTTTCTGGTCTTCTTCGCCCAGACAATCAGTGTCGGAGACAGCATCAACACGGCCATGGAGCAGGTCAAAAACGCAAGACGTCTCATAATGCAAGAGAGTAACCAGAGCGTAGCAACCAAGCTGTCTCTGTACACTTGGTGTGTGGCCATGCAGAAGCTGCTTCATACTTGCGATCTTACACAGTTGACACCAACAGCTACAAACACAGTTATCGCAGAACAGACTCTGGCATACTGTGTCCAGAACACCCGAGGCGAGGCTCTGGGAGCCATCATCAAGCAGTCGCCTTTCAAGGGGCTCGCCTTTTCGCTCATTGAATTGTTTGCAGAGAAGCCCAAAATCATCTGtgagctcaacaaggcGATTGACAATGCATCGGAAATGTCAATCACCACGTTCGGACGTGTTCTGGTGGCTCTTACAGAAACAGGACAGTACGACGCTGCTCTCAAAAAGTACAATGATCCCACCCAGACAACACTGCTGTGTCGAAATGAGTACGTCGACCACGTGGCTGTCATTTACGCGGTCCTGGGCAAGTGGGATCGCTTCTGTGACATTCTTACACAAAAATATGCCCAGCTGGAGAGCAATACCGACTCAAAGTCGCTTGCCGCTGTTTTAGCACGAGttcgagaagctggaggaggctccGCTTTGTTGGATTATGTTGATCAGAAGGCCGCTGACTTGTTGCCTTTCCAAATGGTGATGTGTATGGCTGCTGGAGACTACCCCAATGCAGCCGAAGTCTACAATCAGGGATACAAGGAGAGTCTGTATCATTCATCAAAATACGGCCGGAAACTGAGCAGCAAGAGGAACAGCGATTCTGAGAAGCCTGTCGATCCTTTACTGacccatcttcttctgcaggtGTACGATCATATTTGTGAGCCTCAGGAGTCGATCAAAATCCTTCAAAAGACTCCTGCTGAAGATATTACTCCGTTGATGTTGAGCAACGCGATCCAGGCGTGTGTTGGAGCCTACTCCCGTACCGCTCTTATTCGTTTGATGAAGTTTGTCAAGGAGACTGAAGGAGTCACCCAAGACGTCAGTGTGGCAAATGCCATCATTCGAGCACTGATGCGACTTGGAGGATGGTCTGAGGCCGTCACTGTGTTCAACCATCTTGGGATCAAGGTCGATATCAACTCGTATGCTGCTCTTTTGTCGGGTCTGGTGTACCACAGGAAATACAACGAGTATTCGTATTTCCTGACCAAGCTGCAACGAACCCGAGGTCTGCATTTCACTACGGAGATCTACGGCACCATCATGCAGAGTGCTGTTGCTCAAGGTCAGATTGACAAAGCCGAACAGCTGTTGTTGGATCTCGAGAAGGCCGTCCCCAAGGTTGAACTCGCTCATTATCATTACCAGTACCTCATGAGCCACTATACCAACGCCGGCGAGCCTGCCAAGTCTACGGCTCTTTACCAGCGAATGACAGACCGTGGTATTCAACCGTCTGGAGCCATTACTCGTAACATGCTGACTAACATCAAGTTGCAATACGACATGGAGGTTCCCGAGCAGCGAAAGACGGCGCTGGTGGTCATGGAGGCTGCCGCACGTGATATTGTGGTAACCTCCGATCTGCTCAATCCCGGAGTTATTTCTCCTTTTGTGAGAGAGGCCTTCTGGTACATTGAAGAGTCTGAAGGTGCTGAGAAGGGGGAAGCCTTGGAAATGATGGCTTCTTTCCTGGCTGCATACACAGAAAAGCATGGAGGATCAGAGAGTATGCGGGTTCTTATATGGGTTCTTCAGCTGGAGTCTCTGAAGTCCGATACGGACTTTGGAGTGGCCGAGTCTTGTTGGCAGCGGTTATTCGATATTGCCGACATGCGAAACGCACGCAGCGACCACGTGCGAGGTTTCAGACCCACAAAGACGTCCAACAAGCATGTCATGATCATGGGCGATGCTCTGGAGATCTATGCCAAGGTGCTAGACAAGAGTGGAAACTCTGACAAGTTGAAGGATATTCGACAAGCATTCAGGTCGAGACGATGGAGACTTCCCTACTCCATGAAGCATTTGAGGTAG
- a CDS encoding uncharacterized protein (Compare to YALI0E24365g, similar to Saccharomyces cerevisiae FYV7 (YLR068W); ancestral locus Anc_8.19, weakly similar to DEHA0E13926g Debaryomyces hansenii), which yields MAQEKNQHKRQGNSFYGGRPRHTQNRHKAKLDEIKKSLTHRSNVKRNYFKMLKKEGLSIPERESKFSEDKPETVEKAEDESGDESEGSAGSEEDEEQQGGFFEGEASGSEADDLEDGSDDDEKDKEDQSAKRRKPLPDQQPPTKQQLREMHESQKPRKPMNFKERAALAKERKQKAREEREAQIQKNKEDRERKLKKRAKLTKQMTKTTRTGQPLMTPRINKILDQLKQ from the coding sequence ATGGCTCAGGAAAAAAATCAGCATAAACGACAGGGAAACTCATTCTACGGTGGACGGCCCCGACACACCCAGAACCGGCACAAGGCAAAGCTGGACGAGATCAAAAAGTCGCTGACTCACCGATCGAATGTCAAGCGAAACTACTTCAagatgctcaagaaggagggtcTCAGTATACCCGAGCGAGAGTCCAAGTTCAGCGAGGACAAGCCTGAGACTGTTGAGAAGGCTGAGGATGAGTCTGGAGATGAATCTGAGGGCTCTGCGGGctctgaggaggacgaggagcagcagggaGGTTTCTTTGAGGGAGAAGCATCTGGATCTGAAGCTGATGATTTGGAAGACGGgtctgacgacgacgagaaggacaaggaagATCAATCGGCCAAGCGACGAAAACCCCTGCCTGACCAACAGCCCCCTaccaagcagcagctgcgaGAAATGCATGAGAGCCAGAAGCCTCGAAAACCCATGAACTTCAAGGAGCGAGCTGCGCTAGCCAAGGAGCGAAAGCAGAAGGCTCGAGAGGAGCGGGAGGCACAGATTCAGAAGAATAAGGAGGATCGGGAAAGAAAGCTAAAGAAGCGGGCCAAGTTGACCAAGCAGATGACCAAGACCACTCGAACCGGCCAGCCCCTGATGACTCCTCGAATTAACAAAATTCTTGACCAACTCAAGCAGTAG
- a CDS encoding uncharacterized protein (Truncated form of YALI0E24277g, weakly similar to uniprot|Q8WZK9 Neurospora crassa): MTYANTTTTRGEIKMPSYNPTTTQTKTNAEAISPVGLPEVQKTLEKYGFDKPIYYPWKWRSRKTVGDLIEEGNMPELPKWEIAQLWMQVFHEMYQHWVPVVVWPDFVERVCILYGRIHKPAAEREAAKRALPVSWLGIFFSVLCLGARDNMVKGYSIRKTGFEYLENAKKCMNSTYDDGSVECIQICVMLSFFHHERGHVSVSRVWIRHGAELCEEFGLLRLSESDTEVDPVIRHAKSLMIWTLYAVDRLHSLYTGRSLAITDLESSSLHHPSPFLLRGDYSTLRRLEKQGPMTTEQQITHLVNDLPIIKSDSSSDESLVEPDDLPTTLDTRDSTAHSKGQNNSTALYWLESTQMFNASAHMFRFSSVVGAAIQASNVLAPASLDLLEKQAAAIDTMWPQKGQMDETGPLNHVYVPPVFYLEYQKLFFRRHNLTPHAPAHLRQRAVTDCHSTSQQIYRYLRRIISHLTPAELAAPAVFADDASGVPMGTRNWREKAMVVNFGHLHIVIAYAVAYLVSSGYHLRAIIMLEFVKNLCNYQSDRAVCGMRILGFTRHWSRRLAAVGENAIFQDEEALALLSLDMQSTYKSAWVWDMKEERKNFMESQLDISDMKPLKRHKGYHSAKDKVAVGNKPASIAAEALITPPDSKSPPASPPAPTHSVESPWDEWDILRQEILALGNLTKSKDTEEDQDLLLKMVPEMASRLKKRPSTETAETNKKPKAEDRRMSISSII; encoded by the coding sequence ATGACGTacgccaacaccaccaccacccgTGGTGAAATCAAAATGCCCAGCTACAATCCAACTACCACCCAGACAAAGACCAACGCCGAGGCCATCTCGCCCGTGGGTCTGCCGGAGGTGCAGAAGACGCTCGAAAAGTACGGATTCGACAAGCCCATCTACTACCCCTGGAAGTGGCGATCTCGAAAGACTGTCGGCGACCTCATTGAAGAGGGCAACATGCCCGAGCTGCCCAAGTGGGAAATCGCCCAGCTGTGGATGCAGGTGTTCCACGAAATGTACCAGCACTGGGTGcctgtggttgtgtggcCTGACTTTGTGGAGCGAGTCTGTATTCTCTATGGACGAATCCACAAGCCTGCGGCTGAGCGAGAGGCTGCCAAAAGAGCTCTTCCTGTGTCTTGGCTCGGTATCTTTTTTAGTGTTCTCTGTCTGGGAGCTCGAGATAATATGGTCAAGGGCTACTCGATTCGCAAGACTGGTTTTGAGTACCTGGAGAACGCCAAAAAGTGCATGAACAGCACTTATGACGACGGCTCGGTAGAGTGCATCCAGATTTGTGTCATGCTTTCCTTCTTTCACCATGAGCGTGGCCACGTGTCAGTATCTCGAGTGTGGATCCGTCACGGAGCTGAGCTGTGTGAGGAGTTTGGTCTGCTGCGTCTGTCCGAGAGCGACACCGAGGTCGACCCTGTTATTCGACACGCCAAGTCTCTCATGATCTGGACCCTGTACGCTGTTGATCGACTGCATTCTCTTTACACTGGCCGTTCTTTGGCTATTACAGACTTGGAGAGCTCCTCCCTTCATCATCCTTCTCCGTTCCTGCTCCGAGGAGACTACTCTACTCTACGGCGACTGGAGAAGCAGGGTCCCATGACCACGGAGCAGCAGATCACCCATCTGGTGAACGACTTGCCCATCATCAAGTCCGACTCCTCTTCCGATGAGTCACTTGTGGAGCCGGACGATCTGCCTACCACCCTGGACACCCGAGACTCCACTGCTCACTCCAAGGGCCAAAATAACTCCACGGCACTGTACTGGCTGGAATCCACGCAGATGTTCAACGCCTCTGCACATATGTTCCGGTTCTCTTCTGTTGTCGGAGCCGCCATCCAGGCCTCCAACGTGCTTGCTCCTGCCTCTCTGGACCTGTTGGAAAAAcaggctgctgccattgACACAATGTGGCCTCAGAAGGGTCAGATGGATGAGACGGGACCTCTCAACCACGTCTATGTGCCTCCCGTCTTCTATCTCGAGTACCAGAAGCTCTTCTTCCGGCGTCACAATCTCACACCCCATGCTCCtgctcatcttcgtcaGCGTGCTGTCACAGACTGTCATTCCACATCACAGCAAATTTATCGATACCTTCGACGAATCATATCTCATTTGACTCCTGCCGAGCTAGCTGCTCCCGCTGTGTTTGCGGATGACGCCTCCGGTGTGCCTATGGGCACCAGAAACTGGCGAGAGAAGGCCATGGTTGTCAACTTTGGTCACCTGCATATCGTCATTGCCTATGCCGTGGCCTACCTGGTCTCTTCCGGGTACCATCTGCGGGCCATCATCATGCTggagtttgtcaagaacCTCTGCAACTACCAGAGTGATCGGGCTGTGTGTGGCATGCGAATCCTAGGCTTCACTCGGCACTGGAGTCGTCGTCTGGCAGCCGTTGGAGAGAATGCCATCTTccaggacgaggaggctctTGCTCTCCTTTCTCTGGACATGCAGTCAACCTACAAGTCTGCGTGGGTGTGGGacatgaaggaggagcgtAAGAACTTCATGGAGTCGCAGCTGGACATTTCCGACATGAAGCCCCTCAAGCGTCACAAGGGCTACCATAGtgccaaggacaaggtggCTGTGGGTAACAAGCCTGCATCTATTGCTGCCGAGGCTCTCATTACCCCTCCCGACTCCAAGAGCCCTCCCGCGTCGCCGCCTGCCCCTACACATTCAGTCGAGTCTCCCTGGGACGAGTGGGATATTCTTCGGCAAGAGATTCTGGCTCTCGGCAACCTGaccaagtccaaggacACTGAGGAGGACCAGGATCTGTTGCTCAAGATGGTTCCTGAGATGGCTTCTCGTCTCAAGAAGCGGCCCTCCACAGAAACTGCAGAGACAAACAAGAAACCCAAGGCTGAGGATCGACGAATGTCCATCTCTAGCATCAtttaa
- a CDS encoding uncharacterized protein (Compare to YALI0E24321g, similar to uniprot|Q12133 Saccharomyces cerevisiae YLR066w SPC3 signal peptidase subunit, similar to Saccharomyces cerevisiae SPC3 (YLR066W); ancestral locus Anc_8.21) codes for MHTSIQRIQQTFSQASTVLSIIAAIVFVVSYIQLVVANVWSLPEANFNLRGSKAARRFSRQYGANDPKKGKENVALKFDLDADLSPLFNWNTKLVFAYLTATYDGKRDDIVNEITIWDQIITDKDDSHIKLKGANSKYSLYDVEESFRNRNATVKLHWNIQPHVGAKIYGSLDATKGSVKFPQLV; via the coding sequence ATGCACACCTCGATCCAGCGAATCCAGCAAACGTTCAGCCAGGCGTCGACGGTTCTCTCCATCATCGCAGCCATTGTCTTTGTGGTCTCGTATATCCAGTTGGTGGTCGCCAACGTGTGGTCTCTTCCTGAAGCCAACTTCAACCTCAGAGGCTCCAAGGCTGCACGGCGATTCTCTCGTCAGTACGGAGCCAACGACCCCAAGAAAGGCAAGGAGAATGTGGCGCTCAAGTTCGATCTGGACGCGGACCTGTCGCCTCTCTTCAACTGGAACACAAAGCTGGTGTTCGCCTACCTGACAGCCACCTACGACGGCAAGCGagacgacattgtcaacgaAATCACCATCTGGGACCAGATCATCACCGACAAAGACGACTCGCACatcaagctcaagggcgCCAACTCCAAGTACTCGCTGTACGACGTGGAGGAGTCGTTCCGAAACAGAAACGCGACCGTCAAGTTGCACTGGAACATCCAGCCCCATGTGGGCGCCAAGATCTACGGCTCTCTGGACGCCACCAAGGGCTCCGTCAAGTTTCCCCAGTTGGTTTAA
- a CDS encoding uncharacterized protein (Truncated form of YALI0E24277g, weakly similar to uniprot|Q8WZK9 Neurospora crassa), producing MNPPHDHNDHMRMGDARMDDNRHPEHPDWRLPSLKGHPGYPVMPHSASPNINHVHMSLPHQQHQQQQQQTQQTQQTQQHQAPPPHQSPLLQQQLHPQGPPHPGHATMSQPPSQQQAPSRLPPQGPPPPGPSNPSPAVSSFYQAYTGGPPHSGGLYEMHKRPYRKRRKDPSCDACRERKVKCDSVDFSSCSECVTRQIKCQFSKSSIKRISSIKQIKGLEGSMRQMRDQLLEFRALADHLKIDLPSNLRQVGPLDLPMLFEDDGDDSPRSPPSGSENAKETESPRVSSPSHTPPCNFDFRVNPTPMTT from the exons ATGAATCCCCCCCACGACCACAACGACCACATGCGTATGGGCGACGCGCGAATGGACGACAACCGCCATCCCGAACACCCCGACTGGAGA CTTCCCAGCCTTAAAGGTCACCCCGGCTACCCCGTCATGCCCCACTCGGCCTCACCCAACATCAACCACGTGCACATGAGCCTTCCACATCAGCAGcaccaacagcaacagcagcagacacagCAGACACAGCAGACACAACAGCATCAGgcgccaccaccacaccagTCGCCgctcctgcagcagcagctccatcCACAGGGCCCTCCTCATCCGGGCCATGCGACCATGAGTCAGCCCCCTTCCCAGCAACAAGCCCCCTCCCGACTGCCGCCGCAAGGACCGCCTCCCCCGGGACCCTCCAACCCGTCGCCTGCAGTCTCTTCCTTCTACCAGGCGTACACTGGCGGGCCTCCCCATTCCGGCGGGCTGTACGAAATGCACAAACGACCGTACCGAAAGCGGCGAAAGGACCCGTCGTGCGACGCCTGCAGGGAACGCAAGGTCAAGTGCGACTCGGTGGACTTCTCGTCGTGCTCTGAGTGCGTGACCCGACAGATCAAGTGCCAATTTTCCAAGTCCAGCATCAAACGCATCTCGTCCATAAAACAGATCAAGGGCCTGGAGGGCTCCATGCGCCAAATGCGTgaccagctgctcgagtTCCGGGCGCTGGCAGACCATCTGAAAATCGACTTGCCCTCAAACCTGCGCCAGGTCGGACCTCTCGACCTGCCCATGCTGTTTGAGGACGACGGCGACGACTCCCCCAGATCGCCTCCCTCTGGCAGCGAAAACGCGAAAGAAACAGAGTCGCCCCGAGTGTCGTCTCCTTCCCATACGCCCCCTTGCAATTTTGATTTCAGAGTCAACCCCACCCCAATGACAACATGA
- a CDS encoding uncharacterized protein (Compare to YALI0E24299g, weakly similar to uniprot|P53108 Saccharomyces cerevisiae YGL161c, similar to Saccharomyces cerevisiae YIP5 (YGL161C); ancestral locus Anc_8.110), with protein MSKYNPIDDDADTTAAWGDDLGDDILADEEPPRYDPQPETPAAAPASNINNVQGSMAGGNTNTSSSTAANQRVPRANPGKFWNLSFYEQYFDVDAKEVGDKIVQAVNPLSGGGQSSTYFLDQPADLYGPFWIASTLIFALFFANTLVGLIKNSSGEKFSYEFGLITANAALTYSYTFLVPGALFLLLNYWDIGATSPHLSKLVNLIAVYGYSQCVWVLICAGNIILPVWLPVGFWINLVGWVLTTIGFLSSGWFLLKALYFPVKQNSPHLHLRVLVLVLLLHVGFSLAVKFAFFKGVAPVKD; from the coding sequence aTGTCGAAATACAACCCAATTGACGATGATGCCGACACCACGGCCGCCTGGGGAGACGATCTAGGCGATGACATTCtggccgacgaggagccACCGAGATACGACCCTCAACCAGAGacaccagctgctgctccgGCTAGTAACATCAACAATGTTCAGGGCTCCATGGCGGGTggaaacacaaacacatcgTCGTCAACAGCAGCTAACCAGCGGGTGCCACGAGCCAACCCGGGAAAATTCTGGAATCTGTCCTTCTACGAGCAGTACTTTGATGTGGACGCCAAGGAAGTGGGAGACAAGATTGTCCAGGCAGTGAACCCTCTGTCGGGAGGAGGTCAGAGTTCCACCTACTTTTTAGACCAGCCTGCGGACCTCTATGGCCCCTTTTGGATTGCTTCAACACTCATCTTCGCCCTCTTCTTTGCAAACACGTTGGTGGGACTTATCAAAAACAGCTCTGGAGAGAAGTTCTCGTACGAGTTTGGGCTCATCACCGCCAACGCCGCTCTcacgtactcgtacaccTTTCTGGTGCCTGGAGCTCTTttcctgctgctcaatTATTGGGACATTGGAGCCACCTCGCCCCATCTGTCGAAATTGGTCAACCTCATTGCGGTGTACGGATATTCACAGTGCGTGTGGGTTCTCATCTGCGCCGGCAACATCATTTTGCCTGTGTGGCTGCCCGTGGGCTTCTGGATCAACCTTGTGGGCTGGGTGCTGACCACTATCGGCTTCCTGTCATCGGGTTGGTTTCTACTCAAGGCTCTGTACTTTCCCGTGAAGCAGAACTCGCCCCACTTGCACCTGCGAGTACTGGTTCTAGTGCTGCTACTGCATGTGGGCTTTTCGCTCGCAGTCAAGTTTGCCTTTTTCAAGGGCGTGGCTCCTGTCAAGGACTAA